In Triticum urartu cultivar G1812 unplaced genomic scaffold, Tu2.1 TuUngrouped_contig_5466, whole genome shotgun sequence, a single genomic region encodes these proteins:
- the LOC125529264 gene encoding uncharacterized protein LOC125529264: MGCGKKRAALASLFGFKNKRQEEEEATAATRQQQHAAAPPQQRYHHHRVRPSDDDDYARHWYAERDIDRKASKFIDKVHRRMLANEQDG; the protein is encoded by the coding sequence ATGGGGTGTGGGAAGAAGAGGGCGGCGCTTGCGTCCCTGTTCGGGTTCAAGAACAAGAGACAGGAGGAGGAAGAGGCCACGGCGGCGACGCGGCAACAGCAGCATGCGGCGGCACCACCGCAGCAGAGGTACCATCATCACAGGGTGCGGCCGAGCGACGACGACGACTACGCCCGGCACTGGTACGCCGAGCGCGACATCGACCGGAAGGCCTCCAAGTTCATCGACAAGGTCCACCGCCGGATGCTCGCCAACGAGCAAGACGGATAG